The DNA segment TGCTTGGGGAAAATCTGTATCCGGTACAGGCCGTCCCGGCTTAGCCAGCGGTCCTTGATTTCGTCCGGAATACCGGATGGAGTGATTTCTTGAGCTTGAAACCCGGTCAGTAGCTGATTCATCACCGTCGGTAGGGTACCCAGCAACGAGGTCTGGATTTTCTCGACAAAAACGCCGCGATCCGGCGGGAAACGCGCATCCAGTTCAGTCAGTACGTCCTGCAATTGCTGTTTAAACGCGCGTAGCGATTGAATTTCGGTTGGATTGGTTTTCTTCGGCAAGTTGGCGTCGATGGCCGCGATCATTCGGATGATACTGGGCTTGGGATCCGAGCCGGTTTTCAGTTGCGGAAACGATTGGCTCTGCGGTCCCAGGGTCAGCATCATGTCGTCTATGATCATCAGTTTGCTGTCCTGATCCTCGGGCACGAAATCGAACAGACTGACGGTTTTATCCACGGTTTTTAAGCCACCGAGTTTTTTCCGCATGGCCTGGGCTTCGTTGGCGTTTTTGGCCAACACCGTCAGTGTCATCGGCGAGGTGTCTCGGGTTTTCATCAACTCCTTAAAAGCAATCACCGATTCCGTGTGCGGGTCGCGCAAGTTGAGCGGGTTGAAATCGGTTTTGATTTGAAAAACAAAAAATAGGGCGACGAGGGTCGCCAACACCGTTGCCAAGGTGATCGGTTTGGCGTAATGCAGGGTAACCGAGGCTAGTAATAATGAAATTTTCGAGGCGCCGGGGTGTTGCCCTTGTTGCAGTTGATGAATGGGCGGGGTAGGGATGATTTTCAGTAGTACCGGCAACACGGTCAAGGTGACAAACAAACAGATGAACAAGCTGGTGCCGGCCAGCAGGCCCAATTCCGAGATGCCTTGATAATCGGTGGGAATAAAGGCGAACAGACCGATAGAGGTTGTACCTGCGCACAAAATCAGCGAGGGGCTGGTATCCAAAATGGCCGAACGGATGGCCTTGCCCTTGTCCTTGCCGTGCAAATCAAGATTATCTCTATAGCGCAGGCAAAAATGGATCGCATATTCCACCCCCAAACCGATATTGGATACGGCGAACGCCACCGAAATCAGGTTCAATTCCTTCACCGCCACGGAGGCGAACAAACCGCAAAATATCATGCCCAGGCTCAATGTCAGCAGGGTTGCCAGCATCAACAGCCAGGAGCGGTAGGCGATCAGCAGAATGCCGCATACCAGGATCAGCGAAAATATACTGGCGGTAAAGGTGCCTTCGCTCATGCCTGCCATTTCGTCGTGTTCCAAGCCGACTTCGCCGGTAATCCAAATTTTTACCTGCGGCAGGTTAGGGTCTTGTATTTTATTGACCGCGTTGCGAATCGCGTTAATGGCCGGTTCCACCGGCAGGATCCGGCTGAAATCGAATTTAGGGGTGACGAAAATAAAAGCCTTATCGGATTGTTCCTCGCTGATGTTGTTTTCGGCAATCAGTTTTTGCCAGGACAGCAAATCGGTTTCGCCGTTGAGGGTTTTATGCAGCGATTGGCTGACCTTGTCGATCAGCGAGGTCAGATCGATCGGTACTTCCTCGGTTTTGCTTTCCGCATTCAGCGCATCTTCGAAAATCGAAAAAAATCCGTTCAGGCTGGGGTCTTGCGAGATGCGGCCGATAAACGGTTGGGCCTGAGCCAGCGTGACGGAAAAATCCTGCAGCTTGTCGGTATCCAGGTATAGCAGGCCGTTACGATGAAAAAAGGCATTTTCGTCGGGACGATAGACCTTGGTGAAATGCTCGGTATCGGCCCGTAGCTCCCGCCCCAAACGCTGCGCGGCGGCCTTGGTCAATTCCGGGCTGGAAGAGTCGATTACTACCAGCAGCGTGTGTATGTCCTGGCCGAAGGCTTTTTCAAACTTGCGCCGATTCTGCTGAAAAGCGGCGTCGGGCGCGATCAGTTCGGCGGTGTCGGTGTTGATGCTAAGATGTTTGCCGGTGTATTCGGTGGAAAAATACGCTAACACGGCGGCCGTCACCAGTAATAAGACCGGCGAATACAAAAGCCAGTTGCTCCAGCGGAAAGCCAGGTTGCGTAAACGATTTTCTATCATGCCTAAGCGCCCGCCACGGTGCTGATCAGATAGAGGGTGTAACCGGTATAGGCGGCAACCAACAGGCTGCCTTCCAAACGATTGATATTGCCGTTGCCGTTACGGGCATAGCCCATCGCAAACAGGGCTAGCGTCAATATCGCCATAACCGGCCAATCGCGGTTGATGATTTCATCCGGGATAGACATCGGATGAATCACGCCCGCCACGCCGACTACCGCCAAGGTATTGAATAGGTTGGAGCCGATAATATTGCCGACGGCCAGATCGTGTTCGCCCTTGCGGGCGGCGGCTATCGATGAGGCCAGTTCCGGCAGCGAGGTGCCGATGGCGACTATGGTCAGGCCAATGACCAAATCGCTGACCCCCAGATCCTGGGCAATCGATACCGCGCCCCAAACCAGCATGCGCGAGCTGACCACCAGGAACACCAGGCCGGCGATCAGATAAATCCAGGCTTGAAATTCGGACATGGCATGTTGTTCCAGTTCTACTTCCATCTCCTGTTCGAATTCGTCGGCACTGGGTTTTTTCATGCCTTGCACCGTCATCCAGGCCATCACGGCTACGAACACGCCCAGTTCGATAGCCGCATCCAGACGCGACAAGTCGCCGTCATAGAGTTGCACTATAGCCAGCAAGGTCACAACAAACAGGATGGGTAATTCCTTTTTTATCACTTGGGAATGTACCGAAATCGGGCTGATCAACGCCGTGATGCCCAATATCAAGGCGATATTGGTAATGTTGGAGCCGTAGGCATTACCCAAGGCAATGCCGGGATTGCCCTGTAAAGCGGAAAGCGCCGAAACCGACAATTCCGGGGCCGAGGTGCCGAAACCGACCACCACCATGCCGATCAACAGGGGGGACATACCCAGATGGCGGGCGATGGCGGCCGCGCCTTCGACAAACAAGTCGGCACTCCAGACCAGAATGATCAAACCGAGAACTATCATCAACAGTGGCAGAGCCATAAAGCACCTATAAACAAAAAATCAAAAACAATCCGGAATATTGCCGCGGGGGAGTCATCGTGGGGGCAATTGGCTTAATCAACCGTCCACTGTACTAATCCGCTATAGGCGCTGGCGATCACCACCACGCCAAACAGGATCCGGTACCAGGCAAAAATGATGAAATCGTGATGGCTGATGTAACGCAGCAAACCCTTGACCGCAATCAAGGCGCTGATGAAGGCGGCGATCAAGCCGACGGCAAACGAGGCCAGATCGCTTTCGACATGCAATATATCCCGATGCTTATATAAGTCGTACAGACTGGCGACGGTCAGGGTCGGAATCGCCAGGAAAAACGAGAACTCGGTGGACGCCTTGCGCGACAGGCCGAATAGCAGGCCGCCGATTATGGTGGAGCCGGAGCGCGATGTGCCGGGGATGAGCGCAAAAGCTTGGGCAATGCCAAGTTTGAACGCATCCAGCATGCTCAAATCGTCTACATGATGCACGCGTATCTTATGTTCGCGTTTTTCCGCCCAGATGATCACGAAGGCGCCGATGATAAAGGCCAATGCTACCGGAATCGGTTTGAACAACAAGGCTTTGAGTTGTTTGCCGAACAGCAAGCCCAAACTGGCCAGCGGGATGAAGGCAATCGCCAGATTCAGTACAAACTTTTGCGCTTGCCGGTCGCTGGTCAGGCCGGATAGCACCGAAGCGATCTTGGCCCGGTATTCCCAGCAAATCGCCAGAATCGCTCCGACCTGAATCACGATGGTGAACAGTTTGGCTTTGTCGTCGTTAAAGTCGAGCAGGTCGCCGGCCAGGATCAAATGTCCGGTGCTGGAGATGGGTAGAAACTCGGTCAGGCCTTCGACTACACCCAGAATCAGGGATTTAATCAGTAATTCAATGTCCATATCGTCAGGCTCCGTACCGAATCGGCACGCGGGTAAAAATCGGCATGTTGATCAGGTCGTTATTTAAGAAAAAGGTTGCTGAGGCAGGGCTAAAAGCCATGCAAACGGGGCGGGATTATAGTCGAAATCTCTATTGTTTCGTAACTTTAAGACCCGATCAGCAGGGGCGAGCTTGGCTGATGGGTGCCGGTTGGAATCAATTTTTAACTCGATTCGAGTTGTTGCAATATATCTACCGCATTTTGGCCTTCAATGATCGATTGTCGTGTCGTCATAAATTTCCTACTTGTTGTTGGTTTGATTGGGAGTTGCTTGGATATTGGTCGATGAAGTACGTCAAATCCCGCAATAAGGATGGCAAATCCCCGGCTTGGATTTCTGGGTGAAGGCGATCTAAACCTGCTTTTATGCCTGTAGGTTATGGATTACAAGGCTTTAGGAAAATGGCATAAATTTTGATTGATTAAAGTGTAACAGTATTACTACGTTTGAATATTGTTAGGGATGACTAGATGGCGGTTTGTCACGGCGATTTAAAAAACAACGCATCAACGCCGGGCAAATCCAGAAGCATCCATCGCCAAGCCTGCTGTGAAGCGGGTTCGGAAAGTCGCGGGTCTTGCGCAAATACAGCAAGACGGCCGGATTGCTCCCAGGTGATAGGGGTGCGGCATTTGCCGCATATCACGCACTTTCTTCAACGACATCAAGAATGGATTGATTTATGAATATGAATTTTCAATTGACCGCCATTGTTGCCTTATTGGCAGTCAGCGGTATCTCTCAAGCGGCTTTAACAACTTCCAGTGCGTCCGCTAGCTTCAATGGTTCGGCAAATGTCAGTGCTTCGGTTACGTCAAAAACCTCTGCCAGTGCCACCAATAATGGCGCGAGTGTTGCCAATGTTTCATTGGGACAATTTAATGCGGCTACCGGGGTTTTGACGGGTGTTGACCTGCAATTGACCTCGAATCGCCAGCAAATTATCGATGGTTATGGTTATAAAAATAATGGCCCGGGAAGAGACGCAAGCGGCAGCGGCAGCAGTACTGCAACCATGGCGGCGATCGGCGCTGCCGCCAATTTTGCAACCGCTATTAGCCAAGCCGGTGGCGCTTGCTCGTTAGCACATGGGCCAACGGGATTTACCGAATGCAGTTGGGGGTCGAATTCTGCTTCGGCGGTCGCCACCAATGCAACTGCAAGCGTGGCGAGTTCCAATCTAGATGATTACGTGGGTAGCGGCTCCGTCAACGCGGCACTGTCTCTGCCTACATTGGCCGTCACAACCACGTTAAGCAGAGCCCAAGGTCAAACCAGTGGTTCTCAGACCAATTACACGGTTGAATGGTCTGGCGACTTACAGGCTAATTACAGTTATTTGTTGCATGCAATGGCTTCGTTCGACGTCAGTTCGGCATCCAATTCCTTGACCCTCGACTTCGGCAATGTTGCCCAAAACAGTATCGCTTCATTGAATTTCGGTTTGTTCAATCTGGCCAATGCCGACCGTATCGGTCTGGACCTGGATAGCGTCAATGGCAGTGGCGATATCGGCGCGTTCGATACCGGTCTATCCATATTTGCCGATCTGGCCCAAGGTGGCAGCCAATCCTTCATCGCCAATCTGTTGACCGCCAACACCGGCGCTTTCAGCGCGCAATATCTGCTGAACCTGTCCGATGCGGATTTGGGCGCCAGCAGTACCCGCCAAAACTATCAATTGACCTTGAATCTGACCGGCAATGTCGTGGCCGCCGCCGCGCCAGTACCTCTGCCCGCCGCAGTCTGGATGTTCGGCGCCGGATTGGTGGGTATGATGGGTTCTGTGAAGCGTCGGAAACAGTAAATGACCCATTCGACGGTAGGATTTAACCCTGGTCACCCAGGGTTTGTATGGATGCGCGAGTCATCGATTAGGGGATAAGTAGCGCCCCGATATGGATTTGGGGCCGGTTTTTTAGCCGCGACCAAGACTTGGCCATGGTTTACCACTCTCGGCGATATCACGTGGGAGAATGAGTAGCAGGGGAGGTTTGTTAACCAAATCCTTAACGCCGTTGCCAGCCGGACGGCGTCTGTACATAATGCCCAGGACCGGCCTGATCGATGACTTTCTGTGCGGTCAGGCGGGCCACTTCGTCGGCCGGTACGCCGTTTTTGGTGGCGATGCGTTGGTATTCGGCCAGGCGCTGGGCGTTGATGCTATCCACCAGGGCTTTGACATCGGCTGGTGCGTTCGGGTCGACCAATCCTAGAAGGCCGTTCATTTGCTCGCCTACTTGTCCGGCGGCTTTGCTCTGGGCCAGATCGGCGGCGGCGGCCGGCATGGCGGACAAACACAAACCCAGCAATAAGGTCGCCAGCATGATTACGAAACTTTTGTTTTTCATCGATCGCTCCTTTAAAACAAGCCTTTTTTGTTGGTAATCAGATCGTCTACATCTTTCTCCACTTTCAAACGGATTTCGTGGTCGATTTTGACGTTCATATTGATTTCGATGGGTTTGTCCGGCGCTTCCAGCCTGACGGATGGCGAGCATCCGGACAGGTAAAAAGCGCTCAAAAGCATGCCCGCGCTATGTGCTGTACTCCACTTCATTGATTTCTCCGTTCCGCCGTCGGCGGCATGGGTTGATGATTGCTTATTGCGGCTTGGCGGGTTTCTTGGGTTGCCCACCGTTTTTTACCTGATCCAGGACCGGCTGATCGAAATTGCCCGCCAAAATGCCTTTTTGTAGTAGTTCCGGTAACTGACCGCTCAGATTCAGGTTGAAAGCGATGGGATGCCCCGATAACACTTGCGGATTTTTACCTTCCAGGCGCAAGCCGATTCGATATTCACCATTGGGCCGGTAATTCACCTTAGCTTGTAGGCTATGGTACAGCATATTGCGTAAGGCATTGAAGGCGATACTTTCGTCGTCCGTAGCCGGCCCTTGGTAACGTAACACGCCGGGTTCGGTAGCTGTGAGTTCACCCTCGCTGACCTCGATAGTGTCCGGCCCCAGTCTTAAAGGCAGCTTACCGCTGATGGTGCCGGTGCCGGACAGGGCCGGATAATTAAAACTGTCCAACAGTTGCGACAAATCGATGTTGTGCACGCCAAGGGTTAAATTTACTGGCAGCTGATCGATATTCACGATTTGCGGCAGGACTTCGAGCCTACCGCCAAATAGCGGCAAAGTCGCCCGTTCCAGGGTCAATAGGTTTTGCTGATAGCGGGCCTTGACCATCAGATCGCGTACCGTTGTCTTTTCTCCCAATGCCAGCTTGGCTACTTCCATTGATAACGTCATGGATAAATGGGCCAAATCCTGGATATCCAGTTGGATATGGCCCTCATCCGCCCGAATGGCGCCAACACTCAGGCCTAACTGGTAAGCTGTCAGATACGCTGAACCGGTCGGTGCGGATTGCGGCCGCCAACCCAAATGCAGCGTACCCATCAGATGGCCGGTGGAAAAACGCCAGTCATTCATGGTTTCCGGCAACCACGGCCTGGCAAGTTCGATAGCCTCGCTAGCGCTTAGATCCAAATGCCCGTCCAAGTCGAGTCGTGTAGTCGCCGTATTCAGGGCTAAATCGGCGCTGGATAAATAGCCTCCATCCCGTGTCAACATCAGCCGGCCATGCAGGTGTTCCAGTTTGTCATGCGATTCGGCGCTTAGGCTTAATTTGATCGCCGTGATGTTGGGATTTGCCTGAACGGCCGATGATGCCGCCATGTTTTGTTTCAGTTGGGCCGGCATCAAACTGGAAGTGGTTAGCCATTTAAGCAGCAAGCCGGCATCGGCGCTTAGATGGGCACGATGCTCGAGTTGATCCAGCTGTTGGTAATTCAGTTCGAAAATATTGCCGCCCGCGGCCTGCTCGACCTGCAATTTTACACCGCGCAAGTCGGGTGCCAGTTCGAGCCGTATCGTTTGTTGCGTATCCTGGAATATGGCCCGAATAGGCTTTTCCGGGGCAAAATCAAGCTCGGCGCTGCCGTTAAAAACAATGGCTCCTTGAGGTGTTTCGATTTGTAGATCCAGGCTGTCGATGGTTATCCGCTGCAATGGGATTAACGCCACTGTCGAAGTGGGTTGATCGTTTCCGGCCGCTTGATCGCTTGGTTGATAGGCAAATCGTAATTGTGCCTGGGCTACCCGAATGCTGTCGAGTTTGGAAGCTCTAAGATTGTAATTGGCCCAGACCTCTTGCAGCCGAACCGTTGCCGGTCCGGCAGCTGTGTTCAGGCCAAATTGGATATGCTCCAGGCGGGCTTGGTCGAAATCGAAGCCTATGCCCGACGCGACGGGTTCCAATAAGGGCAGCCGTTGCAGCAGTTGCCGCACTCCCCATTGCATCAGCATGCCGCGTCCCCACCAAATCCCCAGGCCGGCAACCAGTAACACCGATAGAAAAACCGCAAACAAACGCAGTCTTGAGCTAGGAATGCGGCGTTGGTCAGACACAGGTTACTCGGCTTCCCGGATCAAACGTCTGAGTTCTTCGCACGGATTTCATTGTATGCTGTTAAATTTTCACCAGTTGTCCGGTTGCGGCCGATTCCAGTGCGGCCACGATTATCCGGCAATTTCCGCGGGCATCGTCCAGCGACAATCGCGGCTCTTTGCCTCGCAGCACGCAGTCACTGAAATGTTCGATTTCCAAATTAAAATGATTCGAGGCCGGCAGGCGTTCCTCGCACTGGCGACCGTCTTCGGTCCACCAGGAAATGACCGGCACGTCGCCCGGTAATTGCCAGACCACATGGCATTTCAAACCGCCCTGAGTGCCGACGATTTCGTATTCGCAGCGGCGGGCGCGTTCGAAGCTGAAATCGAATTGGGCGAATCTGCCGTCGCCATAATCCAGTATGCCGCTGGTGGAAACATCCGCCCCGCTTTCCACGAACTTGGCCATAGCGGTAACCGCCAACGGCATCTGATCGAAAAACATTCCGAGCGAATGAATCGCGTAACAACCGATGTCCCACATCGCGCCGCCGCCGCGTTCGACATTCTCGGCCAACCGGTACATGCGCGCCGGCCGCATCATGAACGAATAGCTTGCCCGCACCGAACGGATTTCACCAATTAGGCCTGAATTTAATATCTCCATCACCCGCGCATGCTGGGGATGAAAGCGGTACATAAAGCCTTCCATCACCGTGACTTTGTAACGGCGGGCGGCGGTTTCGATGGCGTCGATGTCGGTCACGGTCAAGGCCATCGGTTTTTCGACCAGCACATGTTTACGATGGGCGATGGCGCGCAAGGCCCATTCAGCGTGTTCGCCATTGGCCATCGGCAGATAAACCGCTTGTATATCCGGGTTGGTCAGCAGCGCATCGGGATCGTCGTAAGCATGGATGCCGGGATGGCAGGGGGCGTATTTCTTCAGGGTTTCCGCCGCCGCGCCGGGCCGGCGGCTGGCAATTGCCACCAGTTCGGCGTTTGACGCTTCCACAATGGCCGGCAACAACCGTTCGTTGACGCGTGCCGCGCCCAAAATACCCCAGCGTAATTTGGCTTGATGGTTCATGACGGTAATCTCCTGCTTGTTATAAGAATTGTCCAGCTGAGTTTGCAACCTTGTTTGGATCGAGTCAAACCTAAACGCTAGAGTTGTCGTATCGCATGTTTGAAAGAAGGCATGATAAAGGTGGCGGAGTGGGCGCGGGGGCTGGCGCTAGGCATTAGCCAGCGGTTTAGCCACGCGGGATGAGGCGGGCACCAATGGTGAATTTTCCGCAATCGGGAACGTAACTTGTTGGGGGTAAGTTGTTTTTGAGAAAGCTTGTGCCCATTGCCGATGCCAAAACTCTCGTTGTTCGAGCGGAGTCGAGGCAAGCAGTTGACGTCGACTACTTCGGCTTCGCTCGGCACAATTCTGCTCAGTCAACGACAGTTTTTTTCGATGGGGTAAATTCATTGGCATAAATCACTTTAAGTTGTGCCGAATTGAGTTCGCCAATTTTGGCCTGAGCCAGTAATTGTTTGATCTTGGGATGTGCCAACGCTTGTGTTAGCCGCTGCCAAGCTAACTCGTCTTTCGGTAAGCCGAAACGCAAGCTGGCGGGGGTGGTGAATAAGCGCGTCAGGATGCCCTGTTGCGCCAGCAAGTCATGCAGAATGACGGCGGTATCGGTTTTCAACCATTGGAATAAGTCACAGCCACCCTGGGGCGGCCAGCCGCTGTCGGCCAGCAAATTCCCAAGGCGTTGGCCTTGCTGTTTCAATGCAGCCGCTGCGTGCCGCTGCCAGTCCGTGTCGGATAGTGCTTGGGTCGCCACGTACCGTCCCGGATGGCTGATGGGCCACGGTCCCAGCTGTTCCGCAAGGTATTGCAATAACTCTTGCTCGGCAATCACAAAACCGCAGCGTATGCCGGCCAGGCCAAAAAATTTACCTATCGAGCGCAATACGATCAATCCCGGCCTGACCGGTAATGGCGATAAGCTGTGTTCCGACGTGCCGTCCATGAAGGCTTCATCGACGATCAACCAGCCGCCCCGAACACTCAATTGCGCATGCCACTGCAGCAATTGCCGGCGCCGCCAGCGCTGCCCGGTGGGATTATTGGGATTGATCACGATCAGCACGTCCAGATCGTCCAATTGCCCGGTAATGTTGGCCGCATCGACAATCACCAGCTGGTGGCCGGCTTTGCGCCAGCTCTCGGCATGCTCGGCGTAGGCCGGATGCAACACGCCGACCCGGCAAGCCTGTCTTAACAACGGTAGAGTTTGAATCGCGGCCTGAGAGCCCGCTACCGCCAGCAGGGACGGATTTTGATAGTAGGCTTGGGCCGCGGCTAACAAGCCGTCATCGTCTTCGGGTAAGCGCTGCCAATATTCGGCGGGCACGGGCGGTACCGGCCAGCCATTGGGGTTGATGCCTGTCGACAAATCCAGCCAGTTGGACAGTGGAATGCCGTATCGGTTTGCGGCTTGCCGTAGGCGTCCGCCGTGCTCAAGCAAGCAAATCTCCCAGGCCGATCACAATCAGCCATAAAAATAATGTGCGGTACATCAGTGCGCAGGCTCGGGCAATGTCGGCGTCTTCCGGAACTTGGTCGCCGCCGAACCAAGGTTTTTGCTTGATTCGACCGTGATAAACGGCCGGGCCGCCCAGTTGCAGATTCAATGCGCCACCACCGGCGGTCATTACCGGGCCCGCGTTGGGGCTGTCCAATAGGTGTGCCTGGGTGCGCCAGGCGGTTAAGGCCTTGGCGGTATGGCCCAGCAAGACATAGCTGAGCGCGGTCAAGCGGGCCGGAATCCAGTTCAACAGATCATCTAAACGGGCCGCCGCCCAGCCGAAGTGCCGGTAACGCGCATTTTTGTAACCCCACATCGCATCCAGGGTATTGCCGAGCCGGTACAACAGGGCGCCGATTGGACCCAGTAATATAAACCAGAACAGCGGCGCGAAAACCGCGTCAGCGCCGTTTTCCAGCACCGATTCTATGCTTGCGCGCCGCGTATCGTCCGCAGTCATGTGTTCGGTCTGGCGGCTGACGATGTAACCGACCCTTTGCCGAGCCAACGGCAAGTTTCCATCATCCAACGCATCGAATACGGCAATGGCGTGTTGTTCCAAACTACGGGCGGCGATGCAGAAATACAGAATGGCGACGCTGATTACGGCCTGCGGCACCGATAAGCGGGGAAGTAATGGCAGCCAAATCAGGCATGGTATTAGCGCGCATAGCAAGGCGGCGATACCGGCGGTTCGTTGCCGGTTTTCCGAATCAGCCGGCTTGAGCAGTCGATGTTCCAGATAGCCGGCCCAGCGGCCGAACTTGACCAGCGGATGATAAGTGGCGCGCGGCTCGCCCAGCCAATGGTCGAGCAATAGCGCCAGAACGACAGTCAGGGTAAGTGTCATGCGGTGCGAGAGTCTAGCGAGCGGCCGAGTTGGGGATTGGGTTGAGAATATCCGGGGCGAATCAATCGCCCCGGATCCAATGGTCGCGCGGACTTAAACCGCTGCGCGAGTGATTTTGCCGGCTAGCAAGGCCTTGGCCGCCGCAATCAAACCGAAAATCGCCACGCCATAGATTACCGTCGAAGTCAGATAAGACGGATAGTACATCGCGACGCGTTCGATATATTGGGCCCATGAACCGTTGGGATAACGGCCCGACAGCCAATAAAAACTGCCGTTGGAAAACAGAAACGCCAGCGAGGTGGAAACCACCAGCGCGGCAAATTGTTGAGCCGCGTTAAGCAAACTTAAACGATCGAACTGCCGGCACCATTTGCCGCCTAGCCACATCGAGCCGTAACTGGCGATCAGAAACACATAGGCTTTGGATACGCAATAATCGCTGACGCCGAGCTTGGTGATGGCCAGGTAATCGATCAGGCCGGCTTCCAATAGCAGC comes from the Methylomonas sp. LL1 genome and includes:
- a CDS encoding undecaprenyl-diphosphate phosphatase; protein product: MDIELLIKSLILGVVEGLTEFLPISSTGHLILAGDLLDFNDDKAKLFTIVIQVGAILAICWEYRAKIASVLSGLTSDRQAQKFVLNLAIAFIPLASLGLLFGKQLKALLFKPIPVALAFIIGAFVIIWAEKREHKIRVHHVDDLSMLDAFKLGIAQAFALIPGTSRSGSTIIGGLLFGLSRKASTEFSFFLAIPTLTVASLYDLYKHRDILHVESDLASFAVGLIAAFISALIAVKGLLRYISHHDFIIFAWYRILFGVVVIASAYSGLVQWTVD
- a CDS encoding YdbL family protein; its protein translation is MKNKSFVIMLATLLLGLCLSAMPAAAADLAQSKAAGQVGEQMNGLLGLVDPNAPADVKALVDSINAQRLAEYQRIATKNGVPADEVARLTAQKVIDQAGPGHYVQTPSGWQRR
- a CDS encoding Gfo/Idh/MocA family protein — protein: MNHQAKLRWGILGAARVNERLLPAIVEASNAELVAIASRRPGAAAETLKKYAPCHPGIHAYDDPDALLTNPDIQAVYLPMANGEHAEWALRAIAHRKHVLVEKPMALTVTDIDAIETAARRYKVTVMEGFMYRFHPQHARVMEILNSGLIGEIRSVRASYSFMMRPARMYRLAENVERGGGAMWDIGCYAIHSLGMFFDQMPLAVTAMAKFVESGADVSTSGILDYGDGRFAQFDFSFERARRCEYEIVGTQGGLKCHVVWQLPGDVPVISWWTEDGRQCEERLPASNHFNLEIEHFSDCVLRGKEPRLSLDDARGNCRIIVAALESAATGQLVKI
- the cobD gene encoding threonine-phosphate decarboxylase CobD, with the protein product MLEHGGRLRQAANRYGIPLSNWLDLSTGINPNGWPVPPVPAEYWQRLPEDDDGLLAAAQAYYQNPSLLAVAGSQAAIQTLPLLRQACRVGVLHPAYAEHAESWRKAGHQLVIVDAANITGQLDDLDVLIVINPNNPTGQRWRRRQLLQWHAQLSVRGGWLIVDEAFMDGTSEHSLSPLPVRPGLIVLRSIGKFFGLAGIRCGFVIAEQELLQYLAEQLGPWPISHPGRYVATQALSDTDWQRHAAAALKQQGQRLGNLLADSGWPPQGGCDLFQWLKTDTAVILHDLLAQQGILTRLFTTPASLRFGLPKDELAWQRLTQALAHPKIKQLLAQAKIGELNSAQLKVIYANEFTPSKKTVVD
- a CDS encoding calcium/sodium antiporter, which codes for MALPLLMIVLGLIILVWSADLFVEGAAAIARHLGMSPLLIGMVVVGFGTSAPELSVSALSALQGNPGIALGNAYGSNITNIALILGITALISPISVHSQVIKKELPILFVVTLLAIVQLYDGDLSRLDAAIELGVFVAVMAWMTVQGMKKPSADEFEQEMEVELEQHAMSEFQAWIYLIAGLVFLVVSSRMLVWGAVSIAQDLGVSDLVIGLTIVAIGTSLPELASSIAAARKGEHDLAVGNIIGSNLFNTLAVVGVAGVIHPMSIPDEIINRDWPVMAILTLALFAMGYARNGNGNINRLEGSLLVAAYTGYTLYLISTVAGA
- a CDS encoding MMPL family transporter, whose amino-acid sequence is MIENRLRNLAFRWSNWLLYSPVLLLVTAAVLAYFSTEYTGKHLSINTDTAELIAPDAAFQQNRRKFEKAFGQDIHTLLVVIDSSSPELTKAAAQRLGRELRADTEHFTKVYRPDENAFFHRNGLLYLDTDKLQDFSVTLAQAQPFIGRISQDPSLNGFFSIFEDALNAESKTEEVPIDLTSLIDKVSQSLHKTLNGETDLLSWQKLIAENNISEEQSDKAFIFVTPKFDFSRILPVEPAINAIRNAVNKIQDPNLPQVKIWITGEVGLEHDEMAGMSEGTFTASIFSLILVCGILLIAYRSWLLMLATLLTLSLGMIFCGLFASVAVKELNLISVAFAVSNIGLGVEYAIHFCLRYRDNLDLHGKDKGKAIRSAILDTSPSLILCAGTTSIGLFAFIPTDYQGISELGLLAGTSLFICLFVTLTVLPVLLKIIPTPPIHQLQQGQHPGASKISLLLASVTLHYAKPITLATVLATLVALFFVFQIKTDFNPLNLRDPHTESVIAFKELMKTRDTSPMTLTVLAKNANEAQAMRKKLGGLKTVDKTVSLFDFVPEDQDSKLMIIDDMMLTLGPQSQSFPQLKTGSDPKPSIIRMIAAIDANLPKKTNPTEIQSLRAFKQQLQDVLTELDARFPPDRGVFVEKIQTSLLGTLPTVMNQLLTGFQAQEITPSGIPDEIKDRWLSRDGLYRIQIFPKQDLNDLANLQAFISEVQAVAPDTTDLPIMYWESMKAVIGAFQEAIIIALVSIALLLLFIRRSIVDTLLVMTPLVLAGLFTMATTVFTGTPINFANIIALPLLMGLGVDNGIHMVEKLHHSLSEDQNIYQSSTARGMFYGALTTISSFAGLAFSPHQGIASMGLVITIGIFWIMTSTFIVLPAISKLVLKPRA
- a CDS encoding YnbE family lipoprotein, with protein sequence MKWSTAHSAGMLLSAFYLSGCSPSVRLEAPDKPIEINMNVKIDHEIRLKVEKDVDDLITNKKGLF
- a CDS encoding YdbH domain-containing protein, whose amino-acid sequence is MSDQRRIPSSRLRLFAVFLSVLLVAGLGIWWGRGMLMQWGVRQLLQRLPLLEPVASGIGFDFDQARLEHIQFGLNTAAGPATVRLQEVWANYNLRASKLDSIRVAQAQLRFAYQPSDQAAGNDQPTSTVALIPLQRITIDSLDLQIETPQGAIVFNGSAELDFAPEKPIRAIFQDTQQTIRLELAPDLRGVKLQVEQAAGGNIFELNYQQLDQLEHRAHLSADAGLLLKWLTTSSLMPAQLKQNMAASSAVQANPNITAIKLSLSAESHDKLEHLHGRLMLTRDGGYLSSADLALNTATTRLDLDGHLDLSASEAIELARPWLPETMNDWRFSTGHLMGTLHLGWRPQSAPTGSAYLTAYQLGLSVGAIRADEGHIQLDIQDLAHLSMTLSMEVAKLALGEKTTVRDLMVKARYQQNLLTLERATLPLFGGRLEVLPQIVNIDQLPVNLTLGVHNIDLSQLLDSFNYPALSGTGTISGKLPLRLGPDTIEVSEGELTATEPGVLRYQGPATDDESIAFNALRNMLYHSLQAKVNYRPNGEYRIGLRLEGKNPQVLSGHPIAFNLNLSGQLPELLQKGILAGNFDQPVLDQVKNGGQPKKPAKPQ